DNA from bacterium:
TGACAAAGTGGCGGAGCCGGGCTTCGGTCCTGCGCAACTGTCGGAGATCCTCTCGCACCTTTCGAGAAGAGATCCATCGGGCACCGGGGCTCGCGTAGGCGTCAAAGTCACGCTCGCCTCGTTGCCGGAAGTCCGCTCGGGCCATTGGCGGCCGACCGCGGGTGTACGGGCGGACGAACCACTCCCGTGTGAAAAGGCGCGGGTTGCGGGCGATCTCGGTGAGCAACGTGCAGAGCGAGGTGACCGGCTTCCTGTCGCTGTAGTCAGACTGCCGGCGTACGGCCAAAGCCGCGGTGATGCTGTAGTTTGTGGCCAGCCAATCCCAGACGGTCACGTCAGCCTCCCTCAGCGCTGGATTCTCCTGAAACATCTGGGAAGCCTCACGGAATAGGCGCCGGTTGTGCGAGATCGCAACGACGTCATTGTAGATGATCTTCGACCAACGTCTCCACCGGCGGATCACGGCGTTGCCTTCTTCCGGTGGCTGACCAGGAACTGCTCGGCCGCTGCCCACGTCTCGGCGAGCGTCTGCCCTTTGCCCGGTCGAGAAAGATGCTCTGCGAAGTACGAGGGCCGGCCGGGATCCAAGTCCACGTGAGTCACGAGCCACTGCCAATGATCGCCGTCGGGCAAGACGATCAACGAATAGAGGTCGGCGCCGTCGATGACGTGCTGGACTCCCTCGCGATCCTCCGCCATATCTGCTCTACCTCCACACTTGCTAACAGGGGCCTGCTCTCATCGTACCGCGCCGCGCGTCGTGTGCTACCTGGGGATGGCTCGCTCACGTCCCGTGGCTCCTGTCCTTGGGGCGTGGCGGCGATCTGGACGCGGCGATTCATGGTCATGCGAGATCCATGCCGAGTCCGGCAACCTGTCAGACGCCGTCGCCGGGGACAAAACGAAAGAGGCCCGGCTGCCCGGGCCCCGGTGTCGAGAAAGGAGATCCTTTCGCGACACTTCCGAAGCGATGGGATCTGCGTACAGCCTCGCCACACGCGCCACGCTGCGCTAGGACAGCCGCGGCGCCGTCGCTGGCCGTGGACGCGAACCCCCCTTTCTCGACAGCGCACGGGAGACGGTCGAAACAGTCACGCCGAGCCGCTTGGCCGCCGCTCGCCGGGATAGGGCTTCCGTCTCGATCGCCGGGCGCAGCGTGTCGAGCTCGCCGTTCAAGGCCAGCGGCCGGCCCACGTGCTTACCTTGCTTCTTGGCGCGAGCCATCCCCGCCCGGACACGCTCTGCGATCAGCGCGCGCTCGAACTGCGCGAACGACGCCAGGATGTTGAGCATCAGGTCTCCCACCGGCGACGTCCCGGACGTGTCGAGCCACGGCTCCGAGTAGGACCGGAGGCCGACGCCCCACCGTCGGAGCTGTTCGACGGTCGTCGCCATGTGCGCCACCGACCGAAAGGCTCGATCCAATTTCCAAACGAGGATGACATCCACGCGCCGCTTTGCCGCTTGGTCGAGCAGGGTGCGCCATGCGGTCCGGCCGCGCAGATCCGTGGCCGAAGCGTGATCGACATATTCGCCGGCGATCGTCCATCGCTGCGCCGCGGCGAAGTCCCGGAGCGGCAGGAGCTGTGTTTCGGGCTCCTGGTCCTTGTCCGAGGTTGAAACGCGAGCATAGATGCCGACGCGCAGCGTCGTATTCATACGGCCTGCTCGCTCAGTCGTGTCTTGAGGCGCCGGAGCGTCAGTTCCGTCACGATGATTTCATCCCGCGCGCGCGGCATGGTCGAACGGCAAGAAGCGGGACAAGTGGATCACGTTCGGCACCCGCACCGAAGCTGAGGCCGCGCAGCGGGAACTGGCTGCGCACACGCTGGCTCATTCGGCCGGCGTGGGGCTCTACAGTTCCCCACGGGAACGGCTCGGTCCGTACCTTGTGGACTGGCTCACCCGACAGACGCGACTCGCGCCGAAAACCCGGCGCTGGTATGACGTGATGGCCGCACAGGTGAAACGGGACCCGCTCGGCGGGATCCCGCTGGCCCGGCTCACGC
Protein-coding regions in this window:
- a CDS encoding recombinase family protein, which produces MNTTLRVGIYARVSTSDKDQEPETQLLPLRDFAAAQRWTIAGEYVDHASATDLRGRTAWRTLLDQAAKRRVDVILVWKLDRAFRSVAHMATTVEQLRRWGVGLRSYSEPWLDTSGTSPVGDLMLNILASFAQFERALIAERVRAGMARAKKQGKHVGRPLALNGELDTLRPAIETEALSRRAAAKRLGVTVSTVSRALSRKGGSRPRPATAPRLS